The genomic stretch CATCATCCTCTGATGCATCCCGATGTCCGTGCCGAGCGGATCGAGCCTGCCTGTTCCATCGCGGTGCGGCGGCAGGGTGTGCTGGTCGGCTGGGTGCTGGCGGAGCGGGCGGAAAGCGTTCCGCTCGACGGCTATCGCGACCGGCCGGCGATCGATTACCGCAGCGCCTATCTGGCGCGGTCGCTCTGGCATACGGGAATGCTGGTCGGGGCCTATTGGCATGCCTATGCCCGGCAGGTGGCCGCCTTCGGTCCGACCTCCATCGCCATGTTCGGCACCATGTTCCCCCGCATGATGTCGCTGGCCCGCCGCCGCTTCGCCCCGATCTCGCTGCGGGTGGACGAGACCTTCGAGATGATCCGCGAACCCGCGACCGGTTCGCCGTGATCGCCCACCGCAGAGTTTTCTTCAGCCTTTCACCCAATCGCCAACTGGAGCATTTCCGAAATGAGCAACATTGACTTCGAGCAGATGTACGGCGCCGATGCCATCGCCGCAGCGGCGGAGCGGCTGAAGACCGACGACGCCTTCCGTGCAGAGGCTCAGGCCGACCTGAACGCGGCCGTGAAGCGCCATTACGATGTCGACCTGCCGATGCCGATGCGGCTGGTCGAGACCGATGGGGAACTGCTTGCCGTTCCGGCCGAGGACAGCCAGGCGGAACTGAGCGACGAGGAACTCGACATGGTTGCCGGTGGCTTCCCGCCCACCGGGTTCGGCCAGAAGGAAGCGAAGAAGGGTTCCGGCTTCGGGCGCTGAGGTCGTTCGAACCGGCAGGCGTTGCGTCTTGCGGAGAATTTCCCCGCGGACGCAACGCTCAGCAAGAATGAGCAACTCCCCACCATCGAATTTCACCCGTCAAGGCCGAAGGCGGACGGCGACGCCCGAACTGCGTCAGGGCGAGATCGCCGAGTGCGGTCTGGCGGCGCTCGGCATCATGCTGACCCATCACGGCCATCCGGTCCCGTTGGAGCAGTTGCGGGCAGAAGCGGGGTCGACCCGGCTCGGCGTCAATGCCCGCGCCCTGATCCGCATCGCCCGCGACCACGGCATGGTCGCCCGTGCCTTCCGCACCGAGCCGGACCGTCTGTCCTCCCTCGGCTTTCCCCTGATTGCCCACAGCCGCTTCATCCATTTCGTCGTGGTGGAGGCCGAAACCTGCGACGGGCTACTGGTCAACGACCCGGGCGGCGGGCCGCATGTCATGGGCTGGGACGAGGTCGACGACTCCTTCACCGGCATTGCCATCACCATCCAGCCGCCGGAGCCCGGCGCACAGCGTCCGCAGGGGAAGTGGCGTCCGCCGACAACGGCGCGGGCGCTGGCGACGCGGCTTCGGCCGCAAGCGGGCATCGTCTTCGCCATTCTGCTGTCCGCCGCGCTTGGCCGCGCCGCCGGTGTGGGGGCGGCACTCGCGGCCGGCAGTTGGGCCGACGGAGGCGCCGCCCTGAACCCGCTGACCGGAGCCTGTGTTGCCGCGGTCGCCGCCGGATGGGGCAGGGACCGGCTGACCGCGCTTCTGGGTATGAGGCTGGCCGGCGACACCGCCGCCGGCGTGTTCGGCCGGCTCCGGCGGATGCCTGCCGTCTGGTTCGCCCGCCGGGATATGGCACAGGTGCTGGAGGTGCCGCTGGCGGGTGGTGCGCTGCAACGGCACATCGGCGACATCATACGGTTGGTGGAACTGCCGCTGCTGGTCCTGCCGGTCGCAGCCGCGTTTTGGCTCGACGGGTGGAGCGGGGCGGCGCTGCTGCTGACCGTCATCCCGGCCTTGGCCGCGCTCGGTGTGATTCATCTCAGGCGCGGTGCCGTGGCTGCACGCCGGAATGCGCCGACACCGCTGGTTCCGGACGGCGGAACCATCACGACGCTCGACACCCACAGGACCGGTGGGCGCGATGGCGAGGTTCTGGCCCAGCTTGCAGGCCGCCATGCCGTGCAGACCATCTGGCGGCAGAAGTCGGTGGCCCTCCATGCGCCGCTCATGGCGGTGCTCACCGGCATCGCCGGGGTTGGTCTTGCGGCTGTATTGCTGACGAGCCTCGCCGCCGGCCGGATCGGGAGCGGTGGAGTGGTGGCGCTCGCCGTGCTGACGCTGGCGGCACATCGGCAGGTCCTGCGTCTGGACCGCGTCATGCCGGCGTTGCAGGATTTGAAAGCCGCCCTGCATCGCCTGGACGATCTGGAAGCGGCGGCAGCCGAGGCGGAGCATCCCCCCGCGGCAGAGCGCCCTGCCGCCCGTCTCTGCGTCCAGTCCGTCCGGTTCCAACCGTCGCCGCAGGCGCCACCGGTCCTGTCCGGGATCGATCTGCGTCTCGACCCGGGTGAGCGGCTGGGGGTTTGCGGCGACTCCGGTTCCGGAAAGTCGGTGCTGGCCAAGCTCTCCTGCGGGCTGCTGGAACCCTCGTCCGGAGGCATTCTGCTGGACGGCCGGCCGGTCGCGACCGTTGCCCGCCAATGTCCCGGCGCGGTGGTGCTGGTCGACCGTTCCAGTCCGGTGATCGCCGGCACGATCGCCGATAACCTGCGGGTCGGCGACCTCTCCGCAAGCGACGCGACGTTGATTGCGGCGCTGGAGCAGGTCCGGCTGTGGAGCGATCTGGAACCCCGCGGCGGCCTTTCCCTGGAACTGACCGAAGGCGGCCCGGAACTCAGCGGCGGACAGCGACGCCGGTTGGCCTTGGCGCGGGCGCTTCTGCGCAGCCCGGTCCTGCTGGTGATCGACGATGCTCTGGATGCGCTGGAGCCGGCTTTGGCGCGTCGCATCCTCGACGGGCTGCAGCGACCCGACCGCATCGTCCTGGTGACCAGCCGTCGCCCGGCGACTCTGGAGGGCTGTGAACACCGCCTTCACCTCGATCCGTCTGCGGCCGGGGCGCAGATGCCGTCGTGACCGCTAGCGCAGGCGACATCGTGGACGGGCTGCGCGCCCTGATCCGCGACGGGATCCGCAAGGGCGGCGGGGAAGCGGACTTGCGCGCGGCGGCCCCGGCCTTTGGAATGCGCCTGCGCCGGGTGCGCTTGCAGCCGGGCAGCCGGGGGACGACGCCCTGGTGGCAGCGCGACCAGGGGCCGCTGTTGGCCTTCCGGCAGATCGATGGCGGACCGGTGCTGCTGCTCCCCGATCGGCGTGGCAGCTATCGTCTGGAGGAGACCGACGGCCGTTCCCGCGCGATGGATGCCACTCTCGCCGCGACGCTTTCCCCCGATGCCTGCGCCCCTGTCCGCGCCGGAGGTGTCGAGCCGCTGACGCCGGCGCGATGGCTGGAAGTTGCGCTGAGCGACGGCCGGGACGACCGGATGCTGGCACTGTTCGCGGCGGCCGGCTGTGGCGTCGCGGCGGTGCTGCCGGCGGTGGCGGTGCTGCTGCTGGGCGAGCGCGCACTGGCGCGCGGCGCGATGGCGTTAGCCGCCCTGGCCGTGGTTCTCCTGCTCGCGGCATCGGCGGCCGGACTGTGCGATCGGGTGCGGCGGGTCGCCTCGGCACGCTCCGGCGCGGCATCGGACCTCGGGCTGCATGGCCTGCTGTGGGAGCGGCTTCTGGCCGTCCCGCCCGCCATGTTGCGGGCGGTCGCCGGTGCCGTTCAGGAAGACCGGCTGCGCGACGGCATCACCGCGATGCAGCAGGCGGTCGCAGGTCGCGATGCGATGGTCGAGGCTTTGGTCCGGCTGGGGCCGGCGCTGGTGGTGATGGGATGGGCCGCAGCTTGGCCGGCGCTGGCAGGCGGGTTCATGATGATCGTGGGCGGGCTGCTGCACGCGTGGCTGTTGCGCCGGTCCGCACGGATACGGCGGGCGGGGCGGGATGCTGCGGCGGACTCCTGGTACAGGATAGAACTCCCGGCCGCCAGCCTGCCGCAGCTTCGCCTTCTGGGGGCCGATCGCTGGGCGGCGGATCGGGCGATGTCGGCCTTACGCAATCTGTCCGCCCAGGTCGGGCTCGCGGCGGCACGCAGGGCCGACGCCGACGCGGTCGCACAGGCGCTGATGCTGGGAGTGCCGCTTCTGGTCGGCGGACTGGCGATGCGGGAGGGCAGCGGCCTGCCCGTCGCAGCCGCCGCAGCCTTGGCGGCGTTGCCGGCGGTGCGGACCGTGCTGGGGTTGGCGGGAGCGTTCGGCCGGCTTCCCGATGGCGAACTGATCGCCCCCCTGCGCCCGCTGCTGGAGGCGGCACCCGACAGTCCGCCCGGCGCGCCCGATCCCGGACCGGTAGAGCGCCTGGACCTCTGCGACGTCACCTTCACCCATCCGCGAGCGCCGGCGCCCTGCCTGCGCGGCGTGTCGCTCAGCCTTGCGCGGGGGCAGGTGGTGGCGGTTGCCGGCCCATCCGGCAGCGGAAAATCCACGCTGATCGCGCTGGCGCTCGGCCTGCTTCGGCCGGATTCGGGAATGGTGCGGATCAATGGCCGCGACCTTCGCAGCCTGGATGCCGCCGCCGTCCGTGGCCGCATCGGCGCCGTTCTGCAGGACGAGCAGATCGGGGTGGCGACCATCAGGTCGGTCATCCTGGGCATGGCGCCGCTGCCGGTCGAGCGCGCGTGGGAGGCGGCGCGGCTGGTCCGGCTCGACACCGACATCGCGGCCCTGCCGATGGGCATCCAGACGCTGGTGGGCGAGGACTCCTTCCCGGCCGGATTGATGCAGCGGCTGCTGATCGCCCGCGCGCTGGCCCGCGATCCGGATCTCCTGGTTCTAGACGAGGCGACCGCCGCGCTGGACGAGGATATGCAGGCCGCCCTGTTCGCCGACCTGCGCGCCCGCGGCATCGCCGTGCTGGTGGCGAGCCACCGCCCGTTCACGCTCGCGCTCGCAGACCAAGTGCTCGACCTGTCCGGCTCGGCACGAAGCTGACCGGCCGGCCGCAAGCCGCTCACCGATACTCCGGCCGCCGCGCCAGCCCGTCCTTCAGGTGCCGGATGGCCGCATGCACCTTCGCCGGCACGTGCCGTTTCTGCGGATAGACCGCCCACACCGCCGTGTTGGGCGGCTGGTGACGGTCCAGCAGGGAAACCAGACGCCCCTCCGCCACCGGCCCGCGCACGTAATAGTCCGGCAACTGGCACAGCCCGAACCCACGCAGTGCCGCGTCCAGCACCGAGAAGCCGCTGTTGCAGCGCCAGCGCCCGCGCGGGCGGAACAGCCAGTCCTGGCCGTTGTCGTCGAACAGCCAATGGTCGGTGGTGCCGATCAGGCATTGGTGGCTGCTGAGGCTCGCGAGGCTGTCGGGCGTGCCGTGACGCTCCAGATAGGTCGGGGCGGCGCACAGATGCATGACGCGCGGGGCGATGCGCGTCGCCACCAGACTCGATTCGCTGAGGCGTCCGAGGCGGATCGCCAGATCGTACCCTTCCTGCACCAGATCGAGCTGGCGGTTGGTCAACTCCACCTCGATGCTCAGTTGCGGGTGGCGCTCCATCAGGTCATTGATCAGCGGCATGATGAACTGCTCGCCATAGGCGGTGGCGCTGGTCATGCGCAGCAGCCCCTTCACCTCGCTGGCGCTGCCGCCCTGCAGAGCGCCGACCGCGAGAAAGGCGTCGTCGCGCTGTTCCGCCAGCCGCTGGCAGCGGGCGAGGAAGGCCCGGCCGCTCTCGGTCAGGCTGACCTTGCGGGTGGTGCGGTAGAACAGGCGGGCCTGCAGCCGGTCCTCCAGCCGCGCCACACTGCGGCTGACATGGGAGGAGGAGACGCGCAGCCGTTCCGCCGCGCGGGAGAAGCTGCCGCTCTCCGCCACCGCCACGAATTCGTCGATGCCGTCCCAGCCGCTCATCGAATTACACCCTGAACCCGCAGCATTATCCCCGTACCGCAAAAATCTATTCCCGAAATCGCCATTTTGGCAATGACCCGAGGCGTTTACACTGTGGGAATCAAAAAGCCATCCGCATTGGGGAAGGAAACCCACATGGTTCTGTCGCGCGCCGCCGTCGCCTGGGAAGCCAACCGTCCGCTGGAGATCGAAGAAGTTGAGGTCGCGGCGCCCAAGGCCGGCGAGGTGATGGTCCGCATCGTCGCCACCGGCGTTTGCCACACCGACGCCTACACGCTGTCCGGCAAGGATTCCGAAGGCGTGTTCCCCTGCATCCTCGGCCATGAGGGCGGCGGCGTGGTGGTGGAGGTCGGCCCCGGCGTCACGTCCGTGGCGGTCGGTGACCACGTCATCCCGCTCTACACGCCGGAATGCGGCAAGTGCAAATTCTGCCTGTCCGGCAAGACCAACCTGTGCCAGGCGATCCGCGCCACCCAGGGCAAGGGCCTGATGCCGGACGGCACCAGCCGCTTCTCCATCAAGGGCAAGCAGATCGCCCATTACATGGGCACCTCGACCTTCTCCGAATACACGGTGCTGCCGGAGATCGCGCTCGCCAAGATCAACAAGGCCGCCCCGCTGGAGAAGGTCTGCCTGCTGGGCTGCGGCGTCACCACCGGCATGGGTGCGGTGATGAACACCGCGAAGGTGGAGCCGGGCTCGACCGTCGCCGTCTTCGGCCTCGGCGGCATCGGCCTGTCGGCCATCATCGGCGCCACCATGGCGAAGGCCAGCCGCATCATCGGCGTCGACATCAACCCGTCGAAGTTCGAGATCGCCAAGCAGCTGGGCGCCACCGACGTCATCAACCCGATGGACTACGACCGCCCGATCCAGGAAGTGCTGGTCGAGCTGACCGACGGCGGCGTCGATTACAGCTTCGAGTGCATCGGCAACGTCAAGGTGATGCGCGCCGCGCTGGAATGCTGCCACAAGGGCTG from Azospirillum sp. TSA2s encodes the following:
- a CDS encoding LysR family transcriptional regulator produces the protein MSGWDGIDEFVAVAESGSFSRAAERLRVSSSHVSRSVARLEDRLQARLFYRTTRKVSLTESGRAFLARCQRLAEQRDDAFLAVGALQGGSASEVKGLLRMTSATAYGEQFIMPLINDLMERHPQLSIEVELTNRQLDLVQEGYDLAIRLGRLSESSLVATRIAPRVMHLCAAPTYLERHGTPDSLASLSSHQCLIGTTDHWLFDDNGQDWLFRPRGRWRCNSGFSVLDAALRGFGLCQLPDYYVRGPVAEGRLVSLLDRHQPPNTAVWAVYPQKRHVPAKVHAAIRHLKDGLARRPEYR
- a CDS encoding S-(hydroxymethyl)glutathione dehydrogenase/class III alcohol dehydrogenase, translating into MVLSRAAVAWEANRPLEIEEVEVAAPKAGEVMVRIVATGVCHTDAYTLSGKDSEGVFPCILGHEGGGVVVEVGPGVTSVAVGDHVIPLYTPECGKCKFCLSGKTNLCQAIRATQGKGLMPDGTSRFSIKGKQIAHYMGTSTFSEYTVLPEIALAKINKAAPLEKVCLLGCGVTTGMGAVMNTAKVEPGSTVAVFGLGGIGLSAIIGATMAKASRIIGVDINPSKFEIAKQLGATDVINPMDYDRPIQEVLVELTDGGVDYSFECIGNVKVMRAALECCHKGWGESVIIGVAGAGEEISTRPFQLVTGRVWRGSAFGGVKGRSELPEYVERYLRGEFELDTFITHTMGLEDINHAFDLMHEGKSIRSVILYNQ
- a CDS encoding ATP-binding cassette domain-containing protein gives rise to the protein MTASAGDIVDGLRALIRDGIRKGGGEADLRAAAPAFGMRLRRVRLQPGSRGTTPWWQRDQGPLLAFRQIDGGPVLLLPDRRGSYRLEETDGRSRAMDATLAATLSPDACAPVRAGGVEPLTPARWLEVALSDGRDDRMLALFAAAGCGVAAVLPAVAVLLLGERALARGAMALAALAVVLLLAASAAGLCDRVRRVASARSGAASDLGLHGLLWERLLAVPPAMLRAVAGAVQEDRLRDGITAMQQAVAGRDAMVEALVRLGPALVVMGWAAAWPALAGGFMMIVGGLLHAWLLRRSARIRRAGRDAAADSWYRIELPAASLPQLRLLGADRWAADRAMSALRNLSAQVGLAAARRADADAVAQALMLGVPLLVGGLAMREGSGLPVAAAAALAALPAVRTVLGLAGAFGRLPDGELIAPLRPLLEAAPDSPPGAPDPGPVERLDLCDVTFTHPRAPAPCLRGVSLSLARGQVVAVAGPSGSGKSTLIALALGLLRPDSGMVRINGRDLRSLDAAAVRGRIGAVLQDEQIGVATIRSVILGMAPLPVERAWEAARLVRLDTDIAALPMGIQTLVGEDSFPAGLMQRLLIARALARDPDLLVLDEATAALDEDMQAALFADLRARGIAVLVASHRPFTLALADQVLDLSGSARS
- a CDS encoding cysteine peptidase family C39 domain-containing protein, giving the protein MSNSPPSNFTRQGRRRTATPELRQGEIAECGLAALGIMLTHHGHPVPLEQLRAEAGSTRLGVNARALIRIARDHGMVARAFRTEPDRLSSLGFPLIAHSRFIHFVVVEAETCDGLLVNDPGGGPHVMGWDEVDDSFTGIAITIQPPEPGAQRPQGKWRPPTTARALATRLRPQAGIVFAILLSAALGRAAGVGAALAAGSWADGGAALNPLTGACVAAVAAGWGRDRLTALLGMRLAGDTAAGVFGRLRRMPAVWFARRDMAQVLEVPLAGGALQRHIGDIIRLVELPLLVLPVAAAFWLDGWSGAALLLTVIPALAALGVIHLRRGAVAARRNAPTPLVPDGGTITTLDTHRTGGRDGEVLAQLAGRHAVQTIWRQKSVALHAPLMAVLTGIAGVGLAAVLLTSLAAGRIGSGGVVALAVLTLAAHRQVLRLDRVMPALQDLKAALHRLDDLEAAAAEAEHPPAAERPAARLCVQSVRFQPSPQAPPVLSGIDLRLDPGERLGVCGDSGSGKSVLAKLSCGLLEPSSGGILLDGRPVATVARQCPGAVVLVDRSSPVIAGTIADNLRVGDLSASDATLIAALEQVRLWSDLEPRGGLSLELTEGGPELSGGQRRRLALARALLRSPVLLVIDDALDALEPALARRILDGLQRPDRIVLVTSRRPATLEGCEHRLHLDPSAAGAQMPS